The following proteins are co-located in the Bacteroidota bacterium genome:
- the hisH gene encoding imidazole glycerol phosphate synthase subunit HisH: MVCIIDYGIGNLRSMEKALEAVGATVVRSDKAEDIMRADRVVLPGVGAFGACADEIRRRNLVPTIHQAVASGKPFLGVCVGMQLLFDVGEEMGEHQGLGIMPGRVVRFKHAYQPAMVAAGDAPVVPEKPLKIPHMGWNVATPRHPSPLLEGLGENAYFYFVHSYHAAVEDPDDILADTMYGINFPAMVQRNNVFGVQFHPEKSHDNGLLVLKNFAHLSI, encoded by the coding sequence ATGGTCTGCATCATTGACTACGGCATCGGTAACCTGCGATCCATGGAAAAGGCCCTGGAAGCAGTTGGCGCAACGGTGGTTCGTTCTGATAAAGCAGAAGATATTATGCGCGCTGATCGGGTGGTATTGCCCGGCGTTGGCGCGTTTGGTGCCTGTGCAGATGAAATTCGCCGGCGCAATCTTGTACCAACCATTCATCAGGCCGTCGCCTCAGGCAAGCCTTTCCTTGGCGTATGCGTAGGCATGCAATTGCTGTTTGATGTGGGCGAAGAAATGGGTGAGCACCAGGGACTGGGCATCATGCCCGGACGGGTTGTTCGCTTCAAGCATGCGTATCAACCTGCCATGGTTGCTGCCGGCGACGCGCCTGTTGTACCAGAAAAGCCCCTCAAAATCCCACACATGGGCTGGAATGTTGCAACACCGCGACATCCGTCCCCGCTGCTCGAAGGGCTCGGAGAGAACGCCTATTTCTATTTTGTACACTCTTATCACGCAGCCGTAGAAGACCCTGACGACATCCTTGCAGACACCATGTACGGCATAAATTTTCCTGCCATGGTTCAGAGGAACAACGTATTTGGGGTCCAGTTTCACCCCGAGAAAAGCCATGACAACGGATTGCTGGTACTCAAGAATTTTGCCCACCTGTCCATCTAG
- the hisA gene encoding 1-(5-phosphoribosyl)-5-[(5-phosphoribosylamino)methylideneamino]imidazole-4-carboxamide isomerase gives MLIIPAIDLRGGRCVRLYQGSYEKETVYYDDPVKMAKLWRVQNTKVLHVVDLDAARGDKEGSAPNRTVIKAICEALDIPVQLGGGIRTMADIEAALGLGIYRVIIGTAAVKNPELVSEAVEKFGSHRIVVGIDAKDGEVRTDGWLAGSGIDAIELALDMEKRGCRRIVYTDISRDGTMEGPNTEAYLAMAARLSKVCITASGGVGDYTHLIKIAELKAKKVDSIIVGRALYENKFPCQQIWCWHQKDDVNLNEFSTAKLRDC, from the coding sequence ATGCTAATAATCCCAGCCATTGACCTGCGCGGCGGCCGTTGCGTTCGCCTTTATCAGGGCTCTTATGAAAAAGAAACAGTCTACTACGACGACCCCGTAAAGATGGCAAAGCTCTGGCGCGTCCAGAATACCAAAGTTTTGCACGTGGTAGATCTCGACGCAGCGCGCGGCGACAAAGAAGGATCAGCACCCAACCGCACCGTTATCAAAGCTATTTGTGAAGCCCTCGATATCCCGGTACAACTGGGTGGTGGTATTCGTACGATGGCGGATATTGAAGCAGCGCTCGGGTTGGGCATTTATCGGGTGATCATCGGCACAGCTGCGGTGAAGAATCCGGAGCTGGTTTCAGAAGCGGTTGAAAAATTTGGCTCCCATCGCATTGTAGTCGGCATCGACGCAAAAGATGGTGAAGTGCGAACAGACGGCTGGCTGGCCGGCAGTGGCATCGACGCTATCGAATTGGCCCTCGACATGGAAAAGAGAGGATGCCGACGCATTGTCTATACAGATATCAGCCGCGATGGTACCATGGAAGGGCCAAACACAGAGGCTTACCTGGCTATGGCTGCTCGCCTGTCTAAAGTCTGCATTACAGCCTCAGGTGGCGTCGGTGACTACACCCACCTGATCAAAATTGCTGAACTCAAAGCCAAAAAAGTTGATTCCATTATCGTAGGCCGGGCACTTTACGAAAACAAATTCCCATGCCAGCAGATCTGGTGTTGGCACCAAAAAGACGACGTCAACCTCAACGAATTTTCCACGGCAAAGCTGCGCGACTGCTAG
- the hisF gene encoding imidazole glycerol phosphate synthase subunit HisF — translation MVAKRIIPCLDVDQGRVVKGVKFVDIVDAGDPVDQAKFYDQSGADELVFLDITATHEDRGIMRDVVRKTADQVFIPLTVGGGIRSVEDMRAMLNAGADKVSVNSAALKNPALIEEGATAFGSQCIVVAIDAKRVSDNPLRWEVFTHGGRKPTGIDALAWAKEAADRGAGELLVTSMDRDGTKDGYDLDLLEALDKLVSIPVIASGGAGNLEHLRDGFQAGKADAVLAASIFHFREYTIADAKSYLHKAGINVRMV, via the coding sequence ATGGTAGCAAAGCGGATTATCCCTTGTCTTGATGTTGATCAGGGACGCGTTGTAAAAGGCGTCAAGTTTGTGGACATCGTTGATGCCGGCGACCCGGTTGACCAGGCCAAATTCTACGACCAGTCGGGTGCTGATGAACTGGTATTTCTAGACATAACTGCGACACACGAAGATCGTGGGATTATGCGGGATGTGGTGCGCAAAACAGCAGACCAGGTATTTATCCCTCTCACCGTTGGTGGTGGCATCAGGTCGGTCGAAGATATGCGTGCCATGCTGAATGCGGGTGCAGATAAAGTGTCTGTTAACTCAGCGGCATTAAAAAACCCGGCGCTCATCGAAGAAGGGGCAACAGCTTTTGGTTCACAGTGCATTGTGGTTGCCATCGATGCAAAGCGTGTAAGCGACAATCCGCTCAGATGGGAAGTGTTTACGCATGGCGGGCGTAAACCTACAGGCATCGACGCGCTCGCGTGGGCTAAAGAAGCAGCTGATCGTGGTGCCGGCGAACTCCTTGTCACCTCTATGGACCGCGACGGGACCAAAGACGGGTATGATCTCGATCTGCTCGAGGCACTGGATAAACTGGTCAGTATTCCTGTCATTGCCTCGGGCGGTGCCGGCAACCTGGAGCACTTACGCGATGGATTTCAAGCAGGAAAAGCAGATGCCGTGCTCGCTGCATCCATCTTTCATTTCCGAGAATACACGATAGCAGATGCAAAATCATATCTGCACAAAGCCGGCATA